One genomic window of Roseobacter ponti includes the following:
- a CDS encoding Hint domain-containing protein: MPAFYKYNFAILGTQSTDGSGTPIDYDSVPTGSWSYGGTTTMFVVEERNQSNDEFEGDKNDEVIAQNNRLGKGQAQSVEINGSDQQLIWDYTFTVSDGTNTWRIGVIDVDLNNDNDLEDAGEDGYFLVFPDGMPPANTTLSVGGVVEDDVSTPHLDLGATLVCFAAGTLVDTASGPRPVESLAAGDLVMTRDAGLQPLVWTGATTVPALADAAPVVISAGVLDNETDLVVSPQHALLVEDWRAELLYGETGVLVRAVDLLGHDGVYRRPGGIVTYCHILFDAHHLVRTAGQWSESLYPGDMTRQMVNPVARAEIETLFPDLKGYGPKAARCLRRFEAGCLPL; encoded by the coding sequence ATGCCGGCGTTTTACAAATACAACTTTGCCATTCTGGGGACGCAGTCCACCGATGGCAGCGGCACGCCCATCGATTATGACAGCGTGCCCACGGGTTCGTGGTCCTATGGCGGCACGACCACGATGTTCGTTGTGGAAGAGCGCAATCAGTCCAATGACGAGTTCGAAGGCGACAAAAACGACGAAGTGATCGCTCAGAACAACCGGCTCGGGAAAGGTCAGGCCCAGAGCGTTGAGATCAATGGCTCAGACCAGCAGCTGATCTGGGATTACACCTTCACGGTCAGTGACGGAACGAACACCTGGCGCATCGGTGTCATTGATGTGGATCTTAACAACGACAATGATCTCGAGGATGCGGGTGAAGACGGTTATTTTCTGGTCTTCCCCGACGGGATGCCCCCCGCCAACACGACCCTGAGCGTCGGGGGCGTGGTTGAGGATGATGTCTCGACCCCGCATCTCGATCTCGGGGCCACGCTGGTCTGTTTTGCCGCCGGCACCCTCGTTGACACAGCCAGCGGTCCGCGCCCTGTGGAGAGCCTTGCCGCCGGCGATCTGGTCATGACGCGCGATGCCGGTCTTCAGCCGCTGGTCTGGACCGGTGCGACGACCGTGCCCGCACTTGCTGATGCAGCCCCCGTGGTGATCTCGGCCGGCGTTCTCGACAATGAAACCGACCTCGTGGTCTCGCCGCAGCACGCACTGCTGGTCGAAGACTGGCGCGCAGAGCTGCTCTATGGCGAGACCGGTGTTCTGGTACGTGCCGTTGACCTGCTTGGCCATGACGGTGTTTACCGCCGCCCTGGCGGGATCGTCACCTACTGCCACATCCTCTTTGACGCCCATCACCTGGTGCGCACCGCAGGCCAGTGGTCTGAGAGCCTTTATCCGGGCGATATGACCCGCCAGATGGTCAACCCGGTGGCGCGTGCCGAGATCGAAACCCTGTTCCCCGACCTGAAAGGATACGGTCCCAAAGCCGCGCGCTGTCTGCGCCGGTTCGAGGCCGGATGTCTGCCCCTATGA
- a CDS encoding ABC transporter ATP-binding protein, producing the protein MSQPHPRLEIRNLRRSFDGRAVVDDVSLKIMPGQVTCLLGPSGCGKSTTLRMIAGVEMQDSGEIRVDGNLICDTVFRVPPERREIGLMFQDFALFPHLSVADNVSFGLKSGTRAGKRERVEELLERVDLLRFIDGYPHQLSGGEQQRVALARALAPRPRIMLMDEPFSGLDNRLRDGIRDETLTILKEQDTAVLLVTHEPEEAMRMADEIALMRDGKIVQQGAPYNVYTRPVDRAAVAFFSDANVLRAEVSGALAQTPFGRFLAPGVPDGTAVSIVFRPQHVRIDFDRGGQGPKPTASDGTAARAIVQRARFMGNESLVEFVMDYDGSVLRATVPNVFLPQPGTVMWLTIRRDRCFVFAA; encoded by the coding sequence GTGTCCCAGCCGCACCCGAGGTTAGAGATCAGGAACCTGCGCCGCTCCTTTGACGGGCGGGCCGTGGTCGATGACGTGAGCCTTAAGATCATGCCGGGGCAGGTAACCTGTCTTCTGGGCCCGTCGGGCTGCGGTAAGTCCACCACGCTGCGCATGATTGCCGGTGTCGAGATGCAGGACAGCGGCGAGATCCGGGTCGATGGCAATCTGATCTGTGACACGGTGTTCCGGGTGCCGCCCGAGCGGCGCGAAATCGGACTGATGTTTCAGGACTTTGCGCTTTTTCCGCACCTCAGCGTCGCGGATAATGTTTCTTTCGGGCTGAAAAGTGGCACACGCGCCGGGAAACGTGAGAGGGTCGAAGAACTGCTGGAACGTGTCGATCTTCTGCGGTTTATCGACGGCTATCCTCATCAGCTTTCGGGCGGTGAACAACAGCGCGTGGCGCTGGCGCGTGCTCTGGCGCCGCGTCCGCGGATCATGCTGATGGACGAGCCGTTCTCAGGGCTCGACAACCGCCTGCGCGACGGGATCCGGGACGAGACGCTGACCATTCTCAAAGAACAGGACACCGCGGTGCTTCTGGTAACGCATGAGCCTGAAGAAGCAATGCGCATGGCTGATGAAATTGCTCTGATGCGCGACGGCAAAATCGTGCAGCAGGGCGCGCCCTATAACGTCTATACCCGTCCGGTGGACCGCGCCGCCGTGGCTTTTTTCTCAGATGCCAACGTGCTGCGTGCCGAGGTGTCGGGTGCCCTGGCACAGACCCCCTTCGGTCGGTTTCTTGCTCCCGGTGTGCCCGATGGCACGGCCGTCAGCATCGTCTTTCGACCGCAGCACGTACGGATCGACTTCGACCGGGGAGGGCAGGGACCGAAACCGACTGCCAGTGACGGGACGGCCGCGCGCGCCATAGTGCAGCGCGCGCGGTTTATGGGCAACGAAAGCCTGGTGGAGTTCGTGATGGACTATGACGGCTCCGTGCTTCGGGCGACGGTGCCGAACGTCTTTCTGCCGCAACCGGGCACGGTGATGTGGCTGACGATCCGGCGCGACCGGTGTTTTGTTTTTGCAGCCTGA
- the tatA gene encoding twin-arginine translocase TatA/TatE family subunit, giving the protein MLNNIGLPGLLLIAVVVLVLFGRGKISSLMGEVGKGITSFKKGINEGQDEIKNASEEEAKDITPQRTDAGTHPATDLKTEKDKV; this is encoded by the coding sequence ATGTTGAACAATATCGGCCTTCCCGGCCTGCTGCTGATCGCCGTTGTTGTGCTCGTCCTTTTCGGACGTGGCAAAATATCGAGCCTGATGGGAGAAGTGGGCAAAGGCATCACCTCCTTCAAAAAAGGCATCAACGAAGGCCAGGACGAGATCAAAAACGCCTCCGAAGAGGAAGCCAAAGACATCACGCCCCAGCGCACAGATGCAGGCACGCACCCGGCAACTGATCTGAAGACCGAAAAAGACAAGGTCTGA
- a CDS encoding glycine zipper 2TM domain-containing protein, producing the protein MKIVTTVSLIAVIGVLQACAPVTPEQQRARNCATGAIGGAIAGGVIGNQVGGGTGQTIATAAGAAAGAAAGQNVAGC; encoded by the coding sequence ATGAAAATCGTGACAACAGTCTCCCTGATCGCTGTGATCGGTGTGCTTCAGGCCTGCGCACCGGTGACTCCGGAGCAGCAACGTGCACGAAACTGTGCAACGGGCGCAATCGGCGGTGCAATCGCGGGCGGCGTGATCGGCAACCAGGTTGGTGGCGGCACAGGCCAGACGATCGCGACTGCTGCAGGCGCTGCCGCAGGTGCCGCAGCCGGCCAGAACGTCGCAGGCTGCTGA
- a CDS encoding helix-turn-helix transcriptional regulator, with protein sequence MRRTDRLFDIIGILRDGNLHRAQDIAERLEVSVRTIYRDMDTLTASGVPVEGERGVGYMITAAITLPPLNLTVAELEALNLGMAIVGEAADPDLKAAALSLADKVDAVLPAQVVSQADAWKFAVYPFADAARGFAHMPTLRAAIRARQKLRLTYTSKDSVVSSRVVRPLHMEYWGRVWTLTAWCELREDHRVFRVDLIQTAEALPELFVDEPGKTLDDYVP encoded by the coding sequence ATGCGCCGCACGGACCGCCTTTTCGATATCATCGGGATCCTGCGCGACGGCAACCTGCACCGCGCGCAGGACATCGCAGAGCGTCTGGAGGTTTCCGTCCGCACCATTTACCGCGATATGGACACGCTGACAGCCTCCGGCGTGCCGGTCGAGGGCGAACGGGGTGTCGGCTATATGATCACCGCTGCCATCACTCTGCCGCCACTGAACCTTACTGTGGCCGAACTCGAAGCGCTGAACCTGGGCATGGCGATTGTCGGCGAAGCGGCTGACCCTGATCTGAAAGCCGCAGCGCTGAGCCTTGCCGATAAAGTGGATGCCGTGCTGCCCGCGCAGGTGGTCTCTCAGGCGGACGCCTGGAAATTCGCGGTTTATCCCTTTGCGGATGCTGCGCGCGGGTTCGCGCATATGCCGACCCTGCGGGCAGCCATCCGGGCCCGGCAGAAGCTGCGCCTGACCTATACGTCCAAAGACAGCGTGGTCAGTTCGCGGGTCGTGCGTCCGCTGCATATGGAATACTGGGGCCGGGTCTGGACCCTGACCGCCTGGTGCGAACTGCGCGAGGATCACCGGGTGTTTCGTGTCGACCTCATTCAGACAGCCGAAGCGCTGCCCGAGCTGTTTGTGGATGAGCCGGGCAAAACGCTGGACGATTATGTGCCCTGA
- a CDS encoding glutathione S-transferase family protein yields the protein MNASAPEIILHNYPQSPVAEKARIALGIKGCIWRDVEIPRLAPKPDLTKLSGGYRRTPVMQIGADIYCDSQCIIRELDRRFPEPSFFPTAQAGLMWGLSRWTDGAFFDLAVKIVLGSAGDNLPQDFAADRGRLYLGPDWAAGLKAANAALPHLASQMRGPLGWFNEQLSDGRAYMLGEAVGAVDAQIYHVVWFIRGRWDQGAAFLSEFPHLERWERNVAAIGHGTVSAMTPQEAIDIAAAAEPLDGTGVAPNDPQGLREGMPVVVHPDVDGGEQGVSGTVVTANADTITVLREEPDVGRVCVHFPRIGYRIDFA from the coding sequence ATGAACGCAAGCGCACCTGAGATCATTCTGCACAATTACCCGCAGTCGCCCGTGGCCGAAAAGGCGCGGATTGCGCTCGGGATCAAAGGATGCATCTGGCGCGATGTGGAAATCCCGCGTCTCGCGCCCAAGCCTGATCTTACTAAGCTCTCGGGGGGGTATCGGCGCACGCCGGTCATGCAGATCGGTGCCGACATTTATTGTGACAGCCAGTGCATCATCCGAGAACTTGATCGCCGGTTTCCGGAGCCCTCGTTCTTTCCGACCGCGCAGGCCGGTCTGATGTGGGGGCTCAGCCGCTGGACGGACGGCGCTTTTTTTGATCTCGCGGTGAAGATTGTTCTCGGGTCTGCCGGAGACAACCTGCCGCAGGATTTTGCGGCTGACCGGGGCCGGCTCTATCTCGGGCCGGACTGGGCGGCGGGTCTGAAAGCCGCGAATGCAGCATTGCCGCATCTTGCCTCTCAGATGCGCGGGCCGCTCGGCTGGTTCAATGAACAGCTCAGCGACGGGCGCGCTTATATGCTGGGAGAGGCCGTGGGTGCTGTGGATGCGCAGATCTATCACGTGGTCTGGTTTATCCGTGGCCGCTGGGATCAGGGGGCGGCGTTTCTGTCGGAGTTTCCGCATCTTGAACGCTGGGAGCGTAATGTCGCGGCGATCGGTCACGGAACCGTCAGCGCGATGACACCACAGGAAGCCATCGACATTGCCGCCGCCGCCGAACCTCTGGACGGAACCGGCGTTGCACCAAATGATCCGCAGGGGCTTCGTGAGGGGATGCCGGTTGTCGTGCACCCGGATGTGGACGGGGGTGAGCAGGGGGTGTCCGGCACCGTTGTCACGGCAAACGCAGATACGATTACCGTGCTGCGCGAAGAGCCGGATGTCGGGCGCGTCTGTGTGCACTTCCCGCGCATCGGTTACCGCATCGATTTCGCCTGA
- a CDS encoding ATP-binding protein encodes MIDDPMDRIAAALERMAPAPLAAPDFSSASAFVWHVGPDRLEPVVQVSRIDIGLLVGVDRSRDTLLDNTRRFARGLPANNALLWGARGMGKSSLVKAIHGTVYAEHKDLRIVELQREDLPSVGRLLSLLRDAPYRFVLFCDDLSFGHDDAHYKSLKAVLDGGIEGRPDNVVLYATSNRRHLMPRDMIENERGSAINPSEAVEEKVSLSDRFGLWLGFHSCDQEQYLAMIRGYCDAWGVNIDDATLHAEAIEWQATRGARSGRVAWQYFTDLAGRQGVKISS; translated from the coding sequence GTGATTGATGATCCGATGGACCGGATCGCCGCCGCTCTGGAGCGGATGGCGCCGGCACCTCTTGCGGCACCTGACTTCTCATCCGCGTCTGCATTTGTCTGGCATGTGGGCCCTGACAGGCTTGAGCCGGTGGTTCAGGTGTCGCGCATCGACATCGGTCTGCTGGTCGGGGTCGACCGGTCGCGCGATACGCTGCTTGATAACACGCGTCGCTTTGCCCGTGGTCTGCCGGCGAACAACGCCCTTTTGTGGGGTGCGCGCGGTATGGGGAAATCAAGTCTTGTCAAAGCAATACATGGTACAGTTTACGCAGAACATAAAGATCTCCGCATTGTTGAGCTGCAACGCGAGGATCTGCCCTCTGTCGGGCGGTTGCTGAGCCTGCTGCGGGATGCGCCCTACCGGTTTGTTCTTTTCTGCGACGACCTGAGTTTCGGCCATGATGATGCGCATTACAAAAGTCTTAAGGCCGTTCTGGACGGGGGCATTGAGGGGCGACCCGATAATGTTGTGCTCTATGCCACATCGAACCGTCGCCACCTGATGCCGCGGGACATGATCGAAAACGAACGGGGCAGTGCGATTAACCCCTCAGAGGCCGTCGAAGAAAAAGTGTCTTTGTCGGACAGGTTCGGCCTGTGGCTCGGATTCCACTCCTGTGATCAGGAACAGTATCTGGCGATGATCCGGGGCTATTGCGACGCCTGGGGCGTAAATATCGATGATGCGACCCTGCATGCCGAGGCCATTGAGTGGCAGGCGACACGCGGAGCGCGCTCGGGACGCGTGGCCTGGCAGTACTTCACCGATCTGGCCGGCCGTCAGGGCGTGAAAATCAGCAGCTGA
- a CDS encoding DNA alkylation repair protein, with translation MSAKTLLKDQLFNAETVGQLAREFAAALPFFDAGRFQRAALAGFAERELMARLEWIADCAEAQLSADFEEMADQLEAAMPPRLDPTLRDNDFGHFIHAVPGILAARHGLEAHRAMAMKLIYAATQRFSMEFYIRAFLTRWPEETLADLAVWAEDDNYHVRRLVSEGTRPRLPWARAVSLSPEQTLPLLDRLSADPARFVTRSVANHLNDLSKGDADLVVARLAIWADAAEQDPGELAWMTRHALRTAVKSGHPGALLALGYRQEAPLAVTLSLDAPTIRIGDALAFSCEIAVTEEMPVLVDYRISFYRPSGRASQKVFKLRQGIARPGHPFTASKFHAMKGDATTFTLHPGRHAIVLQVNGVDRAEAFFDLTG, from the coding sequence ATGTCCGCAAAGACCCTGCTGAAAGATCAGCTTTTCAATGCCGAAACGGTGGGGCAGCTGGCGCGGGAATTCGCCGCTGCCCTGCCGTTTTTTGACGCCGGGCGGTTTCAGCGCGCGGCCCTTGCCGGCTTTGCAGAGCGCGAGCTTATGGCGCGGCTCGAATGGATCGCAGATTGCGCTGAAGCACAGCTTTCAGCAGACTTTGAGGAAATGGCTGACCAGCTGGAGGCGGCGATGCCTCCGCGGCTTGACCCGACGCTGAGAGATAATGATTTCGGGCATTTCATTCACGCGGTTCCGGGTATTCTGGCCGCGCGGCACGGGCTTGAGGCTCATCGCGCAATGGCCATGAAGCTGATTTACGCGGCCACGCAACGTTTTTCGATGGAGTTTTACATCCGTGCCTTTCTCACCCGCTGGCCTGAAGAGACGCTCGCTGATCTTGCGGTCTGGGCGGAGGACGACAATTACCATGTGCGCCGCCTTGTGAGCGAGGGAACAAGGCCAAGGCTGCCCTGGGCCCGCGCTGTTTCCCTGAGCCCGGAACAGACGCTGCCGCTGCTTGACCGGCTGTCAGCGGACCCAGCCCGCTTTGTCACCCGGTCGGTGGCCAACCATCTCAATGACCTGAGCAAAGGGGACGCGGATCTGGTTGTTGCCCGCCTTGCGATATGGGCAGATGCCGCAGAACAGGACCCCGGAGAGCTTGCCTGGATGACCCGTCATGCGCTGCGCACCGCAGTGAAGTCAGGCCATCCCGGTGCGCTGCTGGCGCTTGGCTACCGTCAGGAGGCCCCGTTGGCTGTGACACTGTCTCTTGACGCGCCCACCATCCGGATCGGCGACGCCCTGGCGTTTTCCTGCGAGATTGCGGTAACGGAGGAGATGCCGGTTCTGGTGGACTACCGGATCAGCTTTTACCGGCCCTCGGGCAGAGCATCGCAGAAAGTGTTTAAGCTCAGACAGGGTATTGCGCGCCCCGGGCACCCGTTCACGGCCTCAAAATTCCATGCAATGAAAGGGGATGCGACGACTTTTACGCTGCATCCCGGGCGACATGCGATCGTGCTGCAGGTCAACGGGGTGGACCGGGCTGAGGCGTTCTTTGACCTGACGGGATGA
- the tatC gene encoding twin-arginine translocase subunit TatC, with product MSASDDLEDSAAPLIEHLAELRTRLIRSVMAFLVGMIICFTVATPIFNFLTDPLCTVLAQRGQDCDLIFISPQEGFFVAIKVSLLGGLMLSFPVIAHQMWRFVAPGLYRNEKGAFLPFLISSPVMFLLGASFAFYVVTPLAYDFFLGFQQFGAEGEALPGDPATSPGLSVVFQGSAQEYLNLTIKFIVAFGMCFQLPVLLTLMGKAGLVSAEGLGNVRKYAVVAILVLAALVTPPDVITQVILFVVVYGLYEVSIFLVRRVETKREAKLRAEGYYDDEDDLT from the coding sequence ATGAGCGCATCGGATGACCTTGAAGACAGCGCCGCCCCGCTGATCGAACACCTGGCGGAGCTGCGTACCCGGCTCATCCGGTCGGTGATGGCGTTTCTGGTGGGCATGATCATCTGCTTTACCGTGGCCACCCCGATCTTTAATTTTCTGACCGATCCGCTGTGTACGGTTCTGGCTCAGCGCGGACAGGACTGCGATCTGATTTTTATCAGTCCGCAGGAGGGTTTCTTCGTCGCAATTAAAGTATCACTTCTGGGCGGGCTGATGCTCTCCTTCCCGGTGATCGCGCATCAGATGTGGCGGTTTGTAGCGCCCGGGCTCTACCGCAACGAAAAGGGCGCTTTTCTGCCCTTCCTGATCTCTTCGCCGGTAATGTTCCTGCTGGGTGCGTCATTCGCGTTCTACGTGGTCACGCCGCTGGCCTATGACTTCTTTCTTGGCTTCCAGCAGTTCGGCGCCGAAGGTGAGGCGCTGCCGGGAGACCCTGCGACCAGTCCGGGCCTGAGCGTCGTCTTTCAGGGCTCGGCGCAGGAATATCTGAACCTCACGATCAAGTTCATCGTCGCATTCGGCATGTGCTTTCAGCTGCCGGTTCTGCTGACCCTGATGGGCAAGGCGGGACTTGTGAGCGCCGAGGGCCTTGGTAACGTCCGCAAATATGCTGTGGTGGCCATTCTGGTGCTTGCAGCGCTTGTGACGCCACCCGATGTTATTACCCAGGTGATCCTCTTTGTTGTGGTCTACGGGCTTTATGAGGTCTCCATCTTCCTCGTGCGCCGGGTAGAGACCAAACGCGAGGCGAAACTGCGTGCCGAAGGGTATTACGACGACGAGGATGATCTGACGTGA
- a CDS encoding Lin0512 family protein: MSEQRLIIEMGMGNDLHGQDYTKAAKRAIEDAFRHSSLPLFGVLDLPHAEMRVQVTVGVQEPDAVNPDDLLPVLPRGRAEVRVVKGGLNVQTADPNDPIVVAQASVEAFLPRQTGWTLTP; the protein is encoded by the coding sequence GTGAGTGAGCAGCGTCTGATTATCGAAATGGGCATGGGCAACGATCTGCACGGCCAGGATTACACCAAGGCTGCAAAGCGCGCGATTGAGGATGCCTTTCGGCATTCCTCTCTGCCGCTTTTCGGCGTTCTCGACCTGCCGCATGCTGAAATGCGCGTACAGGTGACCGTTGGTGTGCAGGAGCCTGATGCGGTCAATCCGGATGATCTGCTGCCGGTGCTGCCGCGCGGACGTGCTGAGGTGCGGGTCGTCAAAGGGGGGCTGAACGTGCAGACCGCCGATCCGAACGACCCGATTGTTGTGGCGCAGGCCAGTGTCGAGGCCTTCCTGCCGCGCCAGACCGGCTGGACGCTGACGCCCTGA
- a CDS encoding SDR family oxidoreductase: MDLGIRGKRALVCASSKGLGRGCAEALAEAGVDLVMNARGAEALEAAAEEIRAATGVSVTTVAADVTTAEGQQAVISAVGEADILVNNAGGPPPGSWQDWDRDDFIRALDANMLAPIALIKALVPGMMDRGWGRVINITSQSVKAPIPVLGLSNAARTGLTGYVAGTSRQVAGRGVTINNLLPGIHATDRADALDGAVVKAQGITLDEARANRAANIPAGRYGTRHEFGAACAFLCSVHAGFIVGQNLLLDGGATNATI, from the coding sequence ATGGATCTTGGGATCAGAGGAAAACGCGCACTGGTCTGTGCGTCATCAAAGGGACTGGGGCGCGGTTGTGCCGAGGCGCTGGCGGAGGCCGGGGTCGATCTGGTCATGAACGCGCGGGGTGCAGAAGCACTCGAGGCCGCCGCTGAGGAAATCCGCGCGGCCACCGGGGTCTCCGTGACCACGGTCGCGGCGGACGTGACCACTGCCGAAGGCCAGCAGGCCGTCATCAGCGCGGTGGGCGAGGCCGATATTCTGGTAAACAACGCCGGTGGTCCGCCGCCCGGCAGCTGGCAGGACTGGGACCGTGATGATTTCATCAGGGCGCTGGATGCCAATATGCTGGCCCCGATCGCGCTGATCAAAGCGCTTGTGCCGGGCATGATGGACCGGGGCTGGGGACGGGTGATCAACATCACCTCGCAGTCGGTTAAGGCGCCGATACCGGTGCTGGGTCTGTCGAATGCTGCCCGCACCGGTCTTACCGGTTATGTCGCCGGAACCAGCCGCCAGGTTGCCGGCAGGGGCGTCACGATCAACAATCTGCTGCCTGGCATTCACGCCACCGACCGGGCCGACGCACTGGATGGTGCTGTCGTGAAGGCACAGGGCATCACGCTGGATGAGGCGCGCGCGAACCGTGCGGCGAATATCCCTGCGGGGCGTTATGGTACGCGCCACGAATTCGGTGCCGCCTGCGCGTTCTTATGTTCGGTGCATGCGGGTTTTATCGTCGGTCAGAACCTGCTGCTGGACGGTGGCGCCACCAACGCCACGATCTGA
- a CDS encoding Lin0512 family protein has protein sequence MQRLLVEFGMGTSLRRGDYTQAAVRGVKDALWHNSINLAELFGFEKTDMKIIVDVGVQQPDAVDVSEVMAVFPYGDAEVRVHHGGLDAPRPDGDGNPTIMANVALTVGFDMEKAGE, from the coding sequence ATGCAAAGGTTACTTGTGGAATTCGGCATGGGGACCTCGCTGCGGCGCGGTGACTATACCCAGGCGGCAGTACGGGGTGTCAAAGACGCGCTCTGGCACAATTCGATCAACCTCGCGGAGCTCTTCGGCTTTGAGAAGACCGATATGAAGATCATCGTGGATGTCGGCGTTCAGCAGCCCGATGCGGTGGATGTGAGCGAAGTCATGGCGGTCTTTCCCTATGGCGATGCCGAGGTGCGCGTGCATCACGGCGGACTTGATGCGCCACGACCGGACGGGGACGGCAATCCGACGATCATGGCTAACGTCGCCCTGACCGTGGGATTTGATATGGAGAAGGCCGGTGAGTGA
- the tatB gene encoding Sec-independent protein translocase protein TatB — MFDLGWTEMLVIGIVALIVIGPKDLPVMFRTLGQFVGKAKGMAREFSRAMNDAADDAGVKDISKGLRAATSPVNSAMDGVKKAASDLGNFDPDSETGKLAAERAEQTKKIQAATARAAADRKVREAEEAQAKAAELEAAAAPEQKSET, encoded by the coding sequence ATGTTCGATCTTGGCTGGACGGAGATGCTGGTCATCGGCATCGTCGCGCTTATCGTTATCGGGCCCAAAGACCTGCCGGTCATGTTCCGCACGCTGGGACAGTTTGTCGGCAAGGCCAAGGGTATGGCGCGCGAGTTCAGCCGGGCGATGAATGACGCCGCAGATGATGCGGGCGTGAAAGACATCTCCAAAGGGCTGCGCGCGGCAACCAGTCCTGTGAATTCAGCAATGGACGGCGTCAAAAAGGCCGCAAGCGATCTGGGTAATTTTGACCCGGACAGCGAGACCGGAAAACTGGCCGCAGAACGCGCCGAGCAGACAAAAAAGATCCAGGCCGCCACCGCGCGCGCCGCCGCGGACCGCAAGGTACGCGAAGCTGAAGAGGCGCAGGCCAAAGCCGCCGAGCTTGAAGCCGCCGCGGCACCGGAGCAGAAGAGCGAAACATGA
- a CDS encoding RidA family protein has protein sequence MIERIETGERSSKIVKYQGVAYITGQVGEGETIQEQTSECLRRLDSLLIKANSSREQMLRATIWLADMKDFAGLNEVWNAWVPKGHAPARACGEAKLARPELKVEIIVDAAYD, from the coding sequence ATGATCGAAAGAATAGAAACCGGCGAACGCTCCTCAAAAATAGTAAAGTATCAGGGTGTTGCATACATCACCGGCCAGGTTGGCGAGGGTGAAACCATTCAGGAGCAGACCTCAGAATGTCTGCGCAGGCTCGACTCGTTGCTGATCAAAGCCAATTCATCGCGCGAACAGATGCTGCGCGCGACCATCTGGCTGGCTGATATGAAGGATTTCGCCGGCCTGAACGAAGTCTGGAACGCCTGGGTGCCAAAAGGACATGCGCCCGCGCGGGCCTGTGGTGAGGCAAAGCTGGCCCGCCCGGAGCTGAAGGTCGAGATCATCGTTGACGCAGCCTACGACTAA
- a CDS encoding Hint domain-containing protein: MGQTYDIDVLDGADFIAVAGVNEGDALGAVADLLPDDCYALTLGATARSIGLAGTAPDHLQIIRGEGYGMRLRTSGAVTLMTSTNDLCELIVLTGADVAGTTRATLFTASSPLAAGVTWRIVAVNRTASLAPFLTTRTPSFAAGTRVIMATGRLCAVENLRAGDRILTRDSGPQTVRHISHRVSPATGRDTAVRIAPGVLNNPRPLTLSAANRLVLNGGGETVSAGTLVDGKTVTAHHGGYVEYLTLHFDDDETVYAEGVSAATYPCRGAA; the protein is encoded by the coding sequence ATGGGGCAGACATATGATATCGACGTCCTGGACGGCGCAGATTTTATCGCCGTCGCAGGCGTGAACGAGGGCGATGCGCTGGGTGCAGTTGCTGATCTGCTGCCCGATGACTGTTATGCCCTGACCCTGGGCGCGACTGCCCGCAGCATCGGTCTTGCCGGTACCGCGCCCGATCATCTGCAGATTATCCGCGGCGAGGGATACGGCATGCGCCTGCGGACCTCCGGCGCTGTGACTCTGATGACCAGCACAAATGACCTGTGCGAACTGATCGTGCTGACCGGAGCGGATGTGGCGGGCACCACCCGCGCCACGCTTTTCACCGCCTCCTCGCCGCTCGCAGCCGGTGTCACCTGGCGGATCGTAGCAGTAAACAGAACGGCCTCTCTGGCGCCCTTTCTGACAACACGCACGCCGTCTTTTGCCGCCGGCACCCGGGTTATCATGGCCACGGGCCGTCTCTGCGCGGTTGAAAATCTGCGGGCCGGCGACCGCATTCTGACACGCGATAGCGGGCCGCAGACTGTACGCCATATTTCGCACCGCGTCTCGCCTGCTACCGGCCGGGATACCGCAGTAAGGATCGCCCCGGGGGTGCTGAACAACCCCCGGCCCCTGACCCTGAGTGCGGCCAACCGGCTTGTCCTCAACGGCGGCGGGGAAACCGTCAGCGCAGGCACTCTGGTGGATGGTAAAACGGTGACGGCTCATCATGGCGGATATGTCGAATACCTGACGCTGCATTTTGACGACGACGAAACTGTTTACGCCGAAGGTGTCTCCGCCGCGACATACCCATGTCGCGGTGCGGCCTGA